Proteins encoded in a region of the Myxococcota bacterium genome:
- a CDS encoding sulfite exporter TauE/SafE family protein has product MLTDLVLFTAAFCAGGVNSIAGGGTLLTFPALLSAGVPAVTANATSTMALVPGSMSAFWGYRKEIRGEGRLLAAMALPSLIGGVIGAVTADRVGDATFAKLAPLLVLGATVLFMAQDPIRRWSARLTEPGQGDRRGIGHLAAVSAFQLVVALYGGFFGAGIGILMLASLALLGLTDIHRMNGLKNLAAVCINGLAAITFTLAGRVDWRYALVMMAGGVLGGFAGAGMAKRLGQAIVRRLVVAIGLTISAVLLVRLLLR; this is encoded by the coding sequence GTGCTCACGGACCTGGTGCTCTTCACCGCAGCGTTCTGCGCGGGCGGGGTGAACTCGATCGCCGGCGGCGGAACGCTGCTGACGTTCCCCGCGCTCCTGTCCGCCGGCGTCCCCGCAGTGACTGCCAACGCCACCAGCACCATGGCGCTCGTGCCCGGCTCGATGAGCGCGTTCTGGGGCTACCGCAAGGAGATCCGAGGCGAGGGCCGCCTGCTCGCCGCCATGGCGCTGCCCAGCTTGATCGGCGGGGTGATCGGCGCAGTCACCGCCGACCGCGTGGGCGACGCGACGTTCGCGAAGCTCGCGCCGCTGCTCGTGCTGGGCGCTACGGTGCTGTTCATGGCGCAGGACCCGATCCGCCGCTGGTCCGCGCGACTCACCGAGCCGGGGCAGGGCGACCGCCGCGGCATCGGCCACCTGGCCGCAGTTTCCGCGTTCCAGTTGGTCGTCGCGCTGTACGGCGGCTTCTTCGGCGCCGGCATCGGCATCCTCATGCTGGCCTCGCTCGCGCTCCTGGGACTCACCGACATCCACCGCATGAACGGGCTCAAGAACCTGGCCGCCGTCTGCATCAACGGCCTGGCCGCCATCACCTTCACGCTCGCGGGCCGCGTCGACTGGCGCTACGCGCTGGTGATGATGGCCGGCGGAGTGCTGGGCGGCTTCGCGGGCGCCGGCATGGCGAAGAGACTCGGACAGGCGATCGTGCGCCGCCTGGTGGTCGCGATCGGACTCACGATCAGCGCGGTGCTGCTGGTGCGGCTCCTGCTCCGCTAG
- a CDS encoding VOC family protein, with protein sequence MIGYTTLGTNDIQRAAKFYDALLGEFGAKRAMETDRLILWATGPGQPMLSVIKPYDGKPATVGNGVMVALLAKDKKQVDAIYNKAISLGGKDEGKPGDRGGGFYAGYFRDPDGNKLNAFFMG encoded by the coding sequence ATGATCGGTTACACGACGCTGGGGACCAATGACATCCAGCGCGCGGCGAAGTTCTACGACGCGCTGCTCGGCGAGTTCGGCGCCAAGCGCGCGATGGAGACCGACCGGCTGATCCTCTGGGCGACCGGCCCGGGCCAGCCGATGCTGTCGGTGATCAAGCCCTACGACGGCAAGCCCGCCACGGTGGGCAACGGCGTGATGGTCGCGCTCCTGGCCAAAGACAAGAAGCAGGTCGATGCGATCTACAACAAGGCGATCTCGCTCGGCGGCAAGGACGAAGGCAAGCCCGGTGACCGCGGCGGAGGGTTCTACGCCGGTTACTTCCGCGACCCGGAC